One genomic region from Terasakiella sp. SH-1 encodes:
- a CDS encoding GNAT family N-acetyltransferase, with protein sequence MITQKNGFQIKTGYQNGLIGWITSLHGQHYAEPWKFGKFFESKVARELSDFMENFQPLNSQIWSIAKEGDFFGSLTLDGSHAHKEGAHLRWFILDPALRGQGFGHLLLDTAIGFAKERQYPSIYLWTLEGLEPAGHLYRSCGFKLEKSALQSQWGREIQEEKLRLIF encoded by the coding sequence ATGATCACTCAAAAAAATGGATTTCAAATTAAAACGGGCTATCAAAATGGTCTCATTGGCTGGATCACCAGTCTACATGGACAGCATTATGCTGAACCATGGAAATTTGGAAAATTTTTCGAAAGTAAGGTTGCTCGTGAACTTTCTGACTTTATGGAAAACTTCCAGCCGTTAAATTCACAAATCTGGTCCATCGCCAAAGAAGGCGATTTTTTTGGCTCTCTGACTCTGGATGGAAGCCATGCCCATAAAGAGGGAGCCCATCTGAGATGGTTTATTCTTGATCCAGCTCTAAGAGGTCAGGGTTTTGGACACCTACTGTTGGATACGGCTATTGGCTTTGCCAAAGAACGACAGTACCCCTCAATCTATCTTTGGACTTTAGAAGGTTTGGAACCGGCAGGGCATCTGTATCGCTCCTGTGGATTTAAGCTGGAAAAATCTGCTCTCCAATCACAATGGGGAAGAGAAATTCAGGAAGAAAAGCTGCGTTTAATCTTCTAA
- a CDS encoding ParB/RepB/Spo0J family partition protein, translating to MAKDKKRRSLGRGLSALLGEETASVVEEQEVIAASESDTGEEGANVVPFSSGNQKTVSITLLSPGKYQPRTNFEEEAIEGLADSIREKGILQPILVRPHPDRDGEFEIIAGERRWQASQRAQLHEVPVIVKEMDDRDAAEIALVENLQRQDLSPLEEAEGYNRLMAEFSHTQEALSKALGKSRSHVANMMRLLALPDDVKTYLEDGLISTGHARALLNCDEPADIAKQIIKKGLNVRQTESLVKTAGVQARPKAKKEKDADTVALERDLTDLLGVKVDIKVSPKGGALTLHYSTLEQLDDLLHRLSHGHHGKSGQITEEEALDPVSEFDIEAELDKL from the coding sequence ATGGCTAAAGATAAAAAACGCCGCAGCCTTGGTCGTGGCCTTTCCGCCCTTTTGGGGGAAGAAACCGCAAGTGTTGTTGAAGAACAAGAAGTTATAGCCGCTTCTGAAAGTGATACAGGAGAAGAAGGGGCAAATGTGGTTCCTTTTTCAAGTGGTAATCAAAAAACGGTGTCTATCACCTTGTTATCACCGGGAAAATACCAACCACGCACCAACTTTGAAGAAGAGGCCATTGAAGGTTTAGCCGATTCTATTCGCGAAAAAGGAATTTTACAGCCAATTCTGGTTCGCCCCCATCCAGATCGCGATGGTGAGTTTGAAATTATCGCGGGTGAACGCCGTTGGCAGGCTTCTCAACGTGCACAGCTTCATGAAGTTCCGGTCATCGTTAAAGAGATGGATGACCGTGATGCCGCTGAAATCGCCCTTGTGGAAAACCTGCAACGCCAGGACCTTTCACCATTGGAAGAAGCCGAAGGCTATAACCGTTTGATGGCTGAATTCAGCCATACGCAGGAAGCGCTTTCCAAAGCCTTGGGTAAAAGTCGCTCTCATGTAGCCAATATGATGCGTCTTTTGGCGCTGCCAGACGATGTAAAGACCTATTTGGAAGATGGGTTGATCTCTACAGGTCATGCCCGTGCGCTGTTAAATTGTGATGAACCTGCTGATATTGCCAAACAGATCATTAAAAAAGGTCTGAATGTGCGCCAGACGGAAAGTCTGGTGAAAACAGCCGGTGTTCAGGCACGACCAAAGGCGAAAAAAGAAAAAGATGCTGATACGGTCGCCTTGGAACGGGATTTAACCGACTTGCTTGGGGTGAAAGTAGACATCAAAGTGTCACCAAAGGGGGGGGCACTGACGCTGCATTATTCCACATTGGAACAATTAGATGATTTACTTCATCGTCTCAGCCATGGTCATCACGGAAAATCTGGTCAGATCACAGAAGAAGAAGCCCTTGATCCCGTCAGTGAATTTGATATTGAGGCAGAATTAGATAAGCTTTAA
- a CDS encoding ParA family protein: protein MTDQATIGKVPRIIAIANQKGGVGKTTTTINLATALAAVGKKTLVLDLDPQGNASTGLGIGHDQRSRNAYHVLMGDIESDAAVQTCDIPNLQVIPSGTDLAAAEIEIPELDRPQFCLREAIEDISGYDYVLIDCPPALGMLTINALVAADAVMVPLQCEFFALEGVSALVKTIDRVKKNFNAKLDIQGIVLTMFDKRNNLSDMVANDVRDFFGEKVYETVIPRNVRVSEAPSHGKPVLLYDHNCAGSKAYLHLASEVLKRENRSAA, encoded by the coding sequence ATGACGGATCAAGCGACTATCGGAAAAGTGCCACGCATTATTGCGATTGCCAACCAAAAAGGCGGGGTGGGGAAAACCACAACAACCATTAATTTGGCAACAGCTTTGGCAGCTGTGGGGAAAAAGACATTGGTTTTGGACCTGGACCCGCAAGGTAATGCCAGCACAGGGCTTGGCATTGGTCATGATCAACGCAGCCGCAATGCCTACCATGTCTTAATGGGGGATATTGAGTCTGATGCCGCTGTTCAGACCTGTGATATTCCTAATTTGCAAGTCATCCCGTCTGGTACGGACCTGGCCGCCGCTGAAATCGAAATTCCGGAACTGGATCGTCCGCAATTTTGCTTGCGCGAAGCCATCGAAGATATTTCTGGCTATGATTATGTCCTGATTGACTGTCCACCGGCTTTGGGCATGTTGACCATTAATGCCTTGGTGGCCGCTGATGCGGTGATGGTGCCATTGCAATGCGAGTTCTTTGCCTTGGAAGGGGTATCCGCCTTGGTCAAAACTATTGATCGGGTGAAAAAGAACTTTAATGCCAAGCTTGATATTCAAGGCATTGTGCTGACCATGTTTGATAAGCGCAATAACCTCAGTGACATGGTGGCTAATGATGTGCGCGATTTTTTTGGTGAAAAAGTGTATGAGACCGTCATTCCGCGAAATGTTCGGGTTTCTGAAGCACCATCTCATGGTAAGCCGGTTCTTCTTTATGATCATAATTGTGCGGGATCAAAAGCTTATTTGCATCTCGCCAGCGAAGTTTTAAAACGCGAAAACAGGAGCGCAGCATAA